A window of the Brassica napus cultivar Da-Ae chromosome C5, Da-Ae, whole genome shotgun sequence genome harbors these coding sequences:
- the LOC106402685 gene encoding hexokinase-3: MGKVAVAFAAAAVLVSCSVAAVMVGRRIKSRAKWRAVVEILKELEEACDTPVGRLRQVVDAMAVEMHAGLASEGGSKLKMLLTFVHHLPNGTEKGTYYALHLGGTYFRILRVHLGGERSYLDVQDVERHPIPSHLMDSTSEVLFNFLAFSMERFIEKEGKESNSQGVKRELAFTFSFPVKHSSISSGVLIKWTKGFEISEMVGKDVAECLQGAMNRRGLDIHVAALVNDTVGALSLGYYHDPDTVVAVVFGTGSNACYLERTDAIIKSQGLLTTSGSMVVNMEWGNFWSSHLPRTSYDIDLDAESSNPNDMGFEKMIAGLYLGDIVRRVIRHMSQVSDIFGPTSSMLSEPYVLRTNSVSAMHEDDTPELQQVARILKDLGVSDVPLKVRKLVVKICDVVTRRAGRLAAAGIAGILKKVGRDGSGGITSGRSRSEMRMQKRTVVAVEGGLYMNYTMFREYMEEALVEILGEEVSQYVVVKAMEDGSSIGSALLVASLQS, from the exons ATGGGGAAGGTTGCGGTTGCGTTTGCGGCGGCTGCGGTTTTAGTGTCTTGCTCCGTGGCGGCGGTGATGGTGGGGAGGAGGATTAAGAGTCGGGCGAAATGGAGGGCCGTGGTGGAGATTTTGAAGGAGTTGGAGGAAGCTTGTGATACTCCGGTGGGGAGGCTGAGGCAAGTGGTGGATGCCATGGCGGTGGAGATGCACGCTGGGTTGGCTTCTGAAGGTGGCTCCAAGCTTAAAATGCTTCTCACTTTCGTCCATCATTTGCCCAATGG GACGGAGAAAGGAACTTATTATGCACTTCATCTTGGAGGCACTTACTTTAGGATTTTGAGGGTTCATCTGGGTGGTGAAAGGTCTTATCTAGATGTTCAAGACGTTGAACGACACCCCATACCTTCACATTTGATGGATAGCACCAGCGAG GTTCTTTTCAACTTTCTCGCCTTTTCCATGGAAAGGTTTATCGAAAAAGAAGGAAAGGAATCTAATTCACAAGGTGTGAAAAGGGAACTGGCATTTACGTTTTCGTTCCCTGTCAAGCATTCTTCTATATCTTCCGGAGTTCTAATCAAATGGACCAAAGGTTTTGAGATTAGTGAAATG GTTGGGAAAGATGTAGCTGAATGTCTACAAGGAGCGATGAACAGAAGAGGCCTAGATATCCATGTTGCAGCTCTT GTGAATGATACTGTGGGAGCCCTGTCACTTGGATATTATCATGATCCAGATACAGTTGTTGCCGTTGTATTTGGAACAGGTAGTAATGCATGTTACTTGGAACGCACTGATGCCATAATCAAGTCTCAGGGTCTGCTTACCACTTCTGGAAGCATG GTAGTCAATATGGAGTGGGGTAATTTTTGGTCCTCACACCTGCCAAGAACTTCATATGACATTGACTTGGATGCAGAGAGTTCAAATCCAAATGATATG GGATTTGAAAAGATGATAGCAGGATTGTATCTGGGTGACATTGTTAGAAGAGTAATCCGTCACATGTCACAAGTCTCCGACATCTTTGGACCCACCTCGTCCATGTTATCTGAGCCTTATGTTCTAAG AACAAATTCAGTTTCAGCCATGCATGAAGATGACACACCCGAGTTGCAACAAGTAGCAAGAATCTTGAAAGACTTGGGG GTATCAGATGTACCATTGAAGGTGAGAAAACTCGTAGTGAAGATATGCGACGTGGTGACACGAAGAGCAGGGAGGCTAGCAGCAGCGGGTATTGCAGGAATCTTGAAGAAGGTAGGTCGAGATGGTAGCGGAGGAATCACGAGCGGGAGAAGCAGAAGCGAAATGCGGATGCAGAAAAGAACAGTTGTCGCAGTAGAAGGAGGATTGTACATGAACTACACCATGTTTAGAGAATACATGGAAGAAGCTTTGGTGGAGATATTAGGAGAAGAAGTGAGCCAATACGTGGTCGTTAAAGCCATGGAAGATGGTTCTAGCATTGGCTCTGCCCTTCTCGTTGCCTCTTTACAGtcataa